From Stigmatella erecta, one genomic window encodes:
- a CDS encoding TonB-dependent receptor plug domain-containing protein: MSGWWSFLIVLCALPGLAWSQEPPQAPAAVEPVPPSEETAAPEDVPVARTVVTAARSPERLENTPVATEVITRAEIVASGARDAAELLAAHPGLEVASTFAGANLRVQGLGSEHALVLVDGERVTGRVNGAIDLSRLSMEDIEQVEIVKGPSSVLYGSDAVAGVVNFITRKARKPLGADLRLSYGSLQWIDLDATAEARREDWGLRVSGGLQRRDAYDLEPLDLSTTGSSLSGFNVSARGDLKREGPLELSSTVSYERRVQRGVDLGATGAIFDRASRDDELTVRLSPAWRLGDAVTLRTDGHYTGFKRRYVNDQRQASALDTVEDTRDQLARLGGQLDARLGERHALVAGVELLGEHLTSDRLEDASGERGRLSFYAQDTWTVVAPPNLALVPGVRLDADSQFGTAVTPRLALRVDPLSQLTLRASYGWGLRAPSFQELLLDFENPAVGYTVRGNPDLKPERSRSVNVSAEVRPASASLLWVNLFQHSLRDMISYSLQQDPEGMRFVYANLDRASVRGGEVGVRQKLPGSVQLELGYTLTDGRNRETDEPLEGQARHRLTGQVTWRFRPWGLETWVRGALVGSRPFYPDTDGDGVADPYRSKSYVTLDARISRRLPAGLRLFIAGSNLLDAGNPTDLPIPPRVLQAGLSAQL, from the coding sequence ATGTCCGGGTGGTGGAGCTTCCTCATCGTGCTGTGCGCCCTGCCGGGGCTGGCCTGGAGCCAGGAGCCCCCCCAGGCGCCCGCGGCCGTGGAGCCCGTGCCGCCCTCCGAGGAAACCGCGGCCCCCGAGGACGTGCCCGTGGCCCGGACGGTGGTGACGGCCGCCCGCAGCCCGGAGCGGCTGGAGAACACCCCCGTGGCCACCGAGGTGATTACCCGGGCGGAGATCGTCGCCAGCGGGGCGCGGGATGCCGCGGAGCTGCTGGCCGCCCACCCGGGCCTGGAGGTGGCCTCCACGTTCGCGGGCGCGAACCTGCGCGTGCAGGGGCTCGGCTCCGAGCACGCCCTGGTGCTCGTGGACGGGGAACGCGTCACCGGCCGGGTGAACGGGGCCATCGACCTGTCGCGGCTGTCCATGGAGGACATCGAGCAGGTGGAGATCGTCAAGGGCCCCTCCTCGGTGCTCTATGGCAGCGACGCGGTGGCCGGCGTGGTGAACTTCATCACCCGGAAGGCCCGGAAGCCGCTCGGGGCAGACCTGCGCCTCTCCTATGGAAGCCTCCAGTGGATCGACCTGGATGCCACCGCCGAGGCCCGGCGCGAGGACTGGGGCCTGCGGGTGAGCGGCGGCCTCCAGCGCCGGGATGCCTACGACCTGGAGCCCCTGGACCTCAGCACCACGGGCAGCAGCCTCTCGGGCTTCAACGTGTCCGCGCGCGGGGACCTGAAGCGCGAGGGGCCGCTGGAGCTGTCGAGCACCGTGTCCTACGAGCGGCGCGTCCAGCGGGGCGTGGACCTGGGGGCCACCGGGGCCATCTTCGACCGCGCCAGCCGGGACGACGAGCTGACCGTGCGGCTGTCGCCCGCGTGGCGCCTGGGCGACGCGGTGACGCTGCGCACGGATGGGCACTACACGGGCTTCAAGCGGCGCTACGTGAACGACCAGCGCCAGGCCTCCGCGCTCGACACGGTGGAGGACACGCGCGACCAGCTCGCCCGGCTCGGCGGCCAGCTCGACGCGCGCCTGGGGGAGCGGCACGCGCTCGTGGCCGGGGTGGAGCTGCTCGGCGAGCACCTCACCTCGGACCGGCTGGAGGACGCGAGCGGCGAGCGGGGCCGCCTCTCCTTCTATGCCCAGGACACCTGGACGGTGGTGGCCCCGCCGAACCTGGCGCTCGTGCCCGGCGTGCGCCTGGATGCCGACTCCCAGTTCGGCACGGCCGTGACGCCGCGGCTGGCGCTCCGGGTGGACCCGCTGTCCCAGCTCACGCTCCGGGCCAGCTACGGCTGGGGGCTGCGCGCGCCCAGCTTCCAGGAGCTGCTGCTCGACTTCGAGAACCCGGCCGTGGGCTACACCGTGCGCGGCAACCCGGACCTGAAGCCGGAGCGCTCGCGCAGCGTGAACGTGTCCGCGGAGGTCCGGCCCGCCAGCGCCTCACTGCTGTGGGTGAACCTCTTCCAGCACTCGCTGCGGGACATGATCTCCTACAGCCTCCAGCAGGACCCGGAGGGCATGCGCTTCGTCTACGCCAACCTGGACCGCGCGAGCGTGCGCGGGGGCGAGGTGGGCGTGCGCCAGAAGCTGCCCGGCAGCGTGCAGCTGGAGCTGGGCTACACGCTCACCGACGGGCGCAACCGCGAGACGGATGAGCCGCTGGAGGGCCAGGCGCGCCACCGGCTCACCGGCCAGGTGACGTGGCGCTTCCGGCCCTGGGGGCTGGAGACGTGGGTGCGCGGCGCGCTCGTGGGCTCGCGGCCCTTCTACCCGGACACCGATGGCGACGGGGTGGCCGACCCCTACCGCTCCAAGTCCTACGTCACGCTGGATGCCCGGATTTCCCGGCGGCTGCCCGCGGGCCTGCGCCTGTTCATCGCGGGCTCCAACCTGCTGGATGCGGGCAACCCCACGGACCTGCCCATCCCCCCCCGCGTGCTCCAGGCCGGCCTCTCGGCCCAGCTCTGA
- a CDS encoding transporter, with protein MWKPCLALAAALLLLTPGKASACATCACGDPTLTSMGTEQPFAGRLRLASTMRAWGLTSGASQDSAVSLRELRMDVSAAYVPLPWLTLAVTVPLQTRTVREVSLARERGWGIGDVEVSARATFFRDRNFAPNHLFSLLAGAELPTARTLKDTQGRPLSLDAQLGSGSVDPFAGVAYTGFQDAWSFLVSATGYLPTRGREDFRGGASLRGTLAAQYQPKARWALRLAADTRLEGKSDTLGVAETEGSGFIGFLSPDVLFSPTTDMVIQAGVRVPVLNRLNGYVRQTPILQAALVYDL; from the coding sequence ATGTGGAAGCCCTGTCTCGCCCTTGCCGCAGCCCTGCTCCTCCTGACGCCGGGGAAGGCGTCCGCGTGCGCCACCTGCGCCTGTGGAGACCCCACCCTCACCTCCATGGGCACCGAGCAGCCCTTCGCCGGGCGCCTGCGGCTGGCCAGCACCATGCGCGCCTGGGGGCTCACCTCCGGGGCCAGCCAGGACAGCGCCGTCTCCCTGCGGGAGCTGCGCATGGACGTGTCCGCGGCCTACGTGCCCCTGCCGTGGCTGACCCTGGCGGTGACGGTGCCGCTGCAGACGCGCACGGTGCGCGAGGTCAGCCTGGCGCGCGAGCGGGGCTGGGGCATCGGCGATGTGGAGGTCAGCGCCCGGGCCACCTTCTTCCGGGACCGGAACTTCGCCCCCAACCACCTCTTCAGCCTGCTGGCCGGCGCGGAGCTGCCCACCGCCCGCACATTAAAGGATACGCAGGGCCGCCCGCTCTCGCTGGATGCCCAGCTCGGCAGCGGCTCCGTGGACCCCTTCGCCGGGGTGGCCTACACCGGCTTCCAGGACGCGTGGTCCTTCCTGGTGAGCGCCACGGGCTACCTGCCCACCCGGGGCCGTGAGGACTTCCGGGGCGGCGCCTCGCTGCGCGGCACGCTCGCCGCCCAGTACCAACCCAAGGCCCGGTGGGCCCTGCGCCTGGCGGCGGACACGCGCCTGGAGGGCAAGAGCGACACCCTCGGCGTGGCCGAGACCGAGGGCAGCGGCTTCATTGGCTTCCTCTCGCCGGATGTCCTCTTCAGCCCCACCACGGACATGGTGATTCAAGCCGGGGTGCGCGTGCCCGTCCTCAACCGCCTGAACGGCTACGTCCGGCAGACGCCCATCCTCCAGGCCGCGCTCGTTTACGATCTCTAG
- a CDS encoding ATP-binding cassette domain-containing protein, whose product MIEAKDLSKSYPTTTAVQGVSIHVRPGEVVGVVGPHGAGKTTLLRMLAGLLAPSSGEANVAGVSTATQPFRIKSRVGFVSGDQPLPPHPTPRELLIQQAQLQGLSQEVMERRLEDLINTFEMERFAALPCATLTAEQRQRTNLACAFMKDPAVLILDEPTHSLDMLSSRFLHITIRAAREAGLSVLLSSSALGDAESLCDRVVLLHRGRVLDQGTIPEVCGHIGVRSLSDAFLWHLPQLSA is encoded by the coding sequence ATGATCGAGGCCAAGGATCTGTCCAAGAGCTATCCGACGACCACCGCGGTGCAGGGCGTGAGCATCCACGTGCGCCCGGGCGAGGTGGTGGGTGTGGTGGGCCCCCATGGGGCCGGGAAGACCACGCTCCTGCGCATGCTGGCGGGACTGCTGGCCCCCTCGTCGGGGGAGGCCAACGTGGCGGGCGTGAGCACCGCGACGCAGCCCTTCCGCATCAAGAGCCGGGTGGGCTTCGTGTCCGGGGACCAGCCGCTGCCGCCCCACCCCACGCCTCGGGAGCTGCTCATCCAGCAGGCCCAGCTGCAGGGCCTGAGCCAGGAGGTGATGGAGCGGCGCCTGGAGGACCTCATCAACACCTTCGAGATGGAGCGCTTCGCGGCGCTGCCGTGCGCCACGCTCACGGCCGAGCAGCGGCAGCGCACCAACCTGGCCTGCGCCTTCATGAAGGACCCGGCGGTGCTCATCCTGGACGAGCCCACGCACTCGCTGGACATGCTCAGCTCGCGCTTCCTGCACATCACCATCCGCGCGGCGCGGGAGGCGGGCCTGTCCGTGCTGCTGTCCTCGAGCGCGCTGGGGGACGCCGAGTCCCTGTGCGACCGGGTGGTGCTGCTGCACCGCGGCCGGGTGCTGGACCAGGGCACCATCCCCGAGGTGTGCGGCCACATCGGGGTGCGCTCGCTGTCGGACGCCTTCCTCTGGCACCTGCCCCAACTGTCCGCCTGA
- a CDS encoding MXAN_6521/LA_1396 family lipoprotein gives MTTKHIALTLGLALLTGCSAVKKSTIRPDYAQVDQQRVKRLVVVTQPLPDGQQAVGELWSLIARQYVNQNRDFLVKENVATPDPLDDAGVQALCVEGIEGVLWLHPQVKRTKDGAEAAVQARLVRCGDGEDVWSAEAGGSWSSRDDKFRERTDQYVSQLGPTVEPYVVPSYKLLMATLSTLPNPKLTEQDIDEKIELGE, from the coding sequence ATGACGACGAAGCACATCGCGCTCACGCTGGGCCTGGCCCTGCTCACGGGCTGCTCGGCGGTGAAGAAGAGCACCATCCGCCCCGACTACGCGCAGGTGGATCAGCAGCGCGTGAAGCGGCTGGTGGTGGTGACGCAGCCGCTGCCGGATGGCCAGCAGGCGGTGGGCGAGCTGTGGAGCCTCATCGCCCGCCAGTACGTCAACCAGAACCGCGACTTCCTGGTGAAGGAGAACGTCGCCACGCCGGACCCGCTGGACGACGCGGGCGTGCAGGCCCTGTGCGTCGAGGGCATCGAGGGCGTGCTCTGGCTGCACCCGCAGGTGAAGCGCACGAAGGACGGGGCGGAGGCCGCGGTCCAGGCGCGGCTCGTGCGCTGCGGGGATGGGGAGGATGTCTGGAGCGCCGAGGCCGGCGGCAGCTGGAGCTCCCGCGACGACAAGTTCCGCGAGCGCACCGACCAGTACGTCTCGCAGCTGGGGCCCACCGTGGAGCCCTACGTGGTGCCCTCCTACAAGCTGCTCATGGCCACGCTCTCCACGCTGCCCAACCCGAAGCTCACCGAGCAGGACATCGACGAGAAGATCGAGCTGGGAGAGTAG